A stretch of the Schistocerca serialis cubense isolate TAMUIC-IGC-003099 chromosome 2, iqSchSeri2.2, whole genome shotgun sequence genome encodes the following:
- the LOC126457256 gene encoding uncharacterized protein LOC126457256 isoform X1 translates to MRRDILLIVLTLVNVGSFHEEKPDILLCRQCGADVGHSKHIFNVYSPSGTVLRNQTWFGKKFVDVHIFENPLGIKFRVVTLAKAECVGINEWQREYTWFPGYAWKNCMCSHYGHHLGWMYEPLATANNRQAFPSSEGFYALIVDDIISESFADSLILPKSSW, encoded by the exons ATGCGGAGAGATATTTTACTGATTGTGCTGACACTCGTTAATGTTGGCAGTTTTCACGAAGAAAAACCAG ATATACTGCTTTGCCGTCAGTGTGGTGCTGATGTAGGACATTCGAAGCACATATTTAATGTTTACAGCCCCTCTGGGACTGTTCTTCGTAACCAGACGTGGTTTGGTAAAAAGTTTGTTGATGTTCACATTTTCGAAAACCCATTGGGTATTAAGTTCCGCGTTGTGACGTTAGCTAAAGCTGAATGTGTTGGAATTAATGAA TGGCAAAGAGAATATACTTGGTTTCCTGGTTATGCATGGAAAAATTGTATGTGCTCTCATTATGGTCACCATTTAGGATG GATGTATGAGCCTTTAGCAACTGCCAATAACAGACAGGCATTTCCTTCAAGTGAAGGTTTTTATGCATTGATAGTGGACGATATCATATCAGAGAGCT
- the LOC126457256 gene encoding uncharacterized protein LOC126457256 isoform X2, translating into MRRDILLIVLTLVNVGSFHEEKPDILLCRQCGADVGHSKHIFNVYSPSGTVLRNQTWFGKKFVDVHIFENPLGIKFRVVTLAKAECVGINEWQREYTWFPGYAWKNCMCSHYGHHLGWMYEPLATANNRQAFPSSEGFYALIVDDIISES; encoded by the exons ATGCGGAGAGATATTTTACTGATTGTGCTGACACTCGTTAATGTTGGCAGTTTTCACGAAGAAAAACCAG ATATACTGCTTTGCCGTCAGTGTGGTGCTGATGTAGGACATTCGAAGCACATATTTAATGTTTACAGCCCCTCTGGGACTGTTCTTCGTAACCAGACGTGGTTTGGTAAAAAGTTTGTTGATGTTCACATTTTCGAAAACCCATTGGGTATTAAGTTCCGCGTTGTGACGTTAGCTAAAGCTGAATGTGTTGGAATTAATGAA TGGCAAAGAGAATATACTTGGTTTCCTGGTTATGCATGGAAAAATTGTATGTGCTCTCATTATGGTCACCATTTAGGATG GATGTATGAGCCTTTAGCAACTGCCAATAACAGACAGGCATTTCCTTCAAGTGAAGGTTTTTATGCATTGATAGTGGACGATATCATATCAGAGAGCT